A window from Sceloporus undulatus isolate JIND9_A2432 ecotype Alabama chromosome 8, SceUnd_v1.1, whole genome shotgun sequence encodes these proteins:
- the GTF3C1 gene encoding general transcription factor 3C polypeptide 1 isoform X5, giving the protein MEALSAALEEVALEGLDGATAGALWERLAARVPPFPLPLPLEPSARELLWASLAAHPELGFHLLPCARPPLRLYDRYEEIDLETGILESKREPGPADDVYPVCMVLEDDRGIQGSCRDFKQRLDVTDQVRTKDLRPCCTFAQAYEKWGERLVMVASQALRHRTLIGWEGDPDLKLPDFSYCILERLGRARWQGELQRDLSVVFKVDAGKLHYHRKVLDRNGLISMQSHVIRLPSRAQQHSILLLLTRFHVDRRSKYDILMEKLSSMLSARPGRMETLVNIKEELGLCDKTFKRLYQYMMNAGLGKIMSVPLQEVHPDKGPFKTKKGTDILVRCLKLVKEFRKKVDDFHDDDDDDEELITKPVQPVDIVYEKDMLSQAYELIESWGTKGISQAELRAAMNVGRLEARMLCRLLARYKVIKGFMEDEGRQRTTKYIACAYAEESDLSRQFEREKARSEQLAMANASAAQDDSLMGEELSPAEEEALVSEEENEEEERESGRLKKSSSRPLLRLNFHEAEGPGHSTPLKAQKSSCLPEYPDEIPTCLADADSALETLKPEAPLSDGVLVEKEVCNMVVVEEVRPQTPKKRCDEKRKNKRSRTVTAERSRETYRLLKRRNLIIEAVRNLRLIESLFALQKMIMDQEKQEGVLTRCCKKSIVRLVQKLSQEGLLRFYRTTVIQDGVSRKVEFVVDPSVNPSDPLVKSAIEQVRFRLSNSNTVNRIKIPQTPTPQTPLDEGSREAGVGDALREMEGRSSPCKKEATGEKVRIAKFNYHPVIVPGLGRSLGFLPKMPRLKTVHLFLWYLVYGHPLHRHRRLSASKEPGGSQQSLGVRSGVPLGEEELQATGEERQPGALAQEVEVQLGEQAVYVDNASWMRHVPPLPIHREFGHGWALVSDILLCLPLSLFVQIVQVSYKVDGLEDYLNDSLKKHTLIRYLPRSVRQKLLYKRRYIFCIVESLQRLCYMGLVHFGPTEKFQEKDQVFVYLKKNAVIMDTTVCEPHYNLAQSSRPFDRRLYVLNMLQDVENFWFDLQCVCLNTPLGIVRHPRARRSGTQADEAGISLDAALEQESAAHKHNLERKCAMLEYSTGSREVEDNGSIPGDGLGAGGLDSSFYSHLKRNWIWTSYIINKTKKENAVTEVGHTVRLQTFLTKRCLPLAPRGGNTMIWGDALASPEPAVQKEDLEVEKEPALNRNKRVRGGKSQKRRRLKKDVVKKAKKKKRKRDDSEEKRKRPRYHDEADQSALQRMTRLRVTWTVQEDSLLMLCRIASNVLNTKVKGPFVPWQVVRDIMHANFEESLDKTSHSVGRRARYIVKNPQTYLNYKVCLAEVYQDRALIEDFMNRKDNYQDPKVCSEEFREFVERLKEKFSSALGNPRSAIPDTLEELFRRFRVLAIGYETSQSKKEDVLSSITDIHFLVLQNLIQSTLALSDNQMKSFQSFQTFRLYREYQDDILVKAFLECQKRSLVNRRRGNHSLGPKKSRALPFVPMSFQLSQSYYRVFTWRFPSTLCSESYQFLLKLKEAGKHDQEARFSFKEQDNPFASEMVAFPLDGSGGYCAAVLALFALGLVSMDVTIPEQIVVVDSTMVENEVIKSLGKEGLEEEEEEEEEEDDIEESANSKRQVEVKAHQASHTNYLLMRGYYAPGIVNTRNLSPTDNIVVSSCQVKLKLRETPAQGSLVTQELLDLESMPVGASCLPSSFTRRFNVQEEGGGDKAALLQALERFSYGPGDAAAVLEVIHAIEAASHFGVDKVDLARQFRHYEEASADRARLLPQYLQDLLDLEQVLEVGAYTLRLVARRFAQPWLLHSIFLREDDTRSAWGQDFDLPQDQSESSCRKEEKGLKRAISSPVASEEEPGNKRPKMAAVEEEESQTIDTAVQDTERLSEGTGSPVLNAGGTGTHTMHGGARMAEGPEATGDGSAGAMGQQGSHPCEKQGLSGKEDLDCDTDAATGDLYRSDLAQQEGLDHTSGCSTGKVLPAEQKRAGGSISFIGRPWRIVDGSLNKPVCKGIMEGVLCHIMTRPGLTEAALRHHYRGVLQPVALLEILQGLESLGCVRRFHLEPPKAASLFSAPLPEQPLLGPRLSQPTEAFYEPRPDCALRLGRVFPYEVNWNKWGGPSEQ; this is encoded by the exons ATGGAGGCGCTGTCGGCGGCGCTGGAGGAGGTGGCGCTGGAGGGGCTGGACGGGGCCACGGCGGGGGCCCTCTGGGAGCGCCTGGCGGCCCGCGTGCCGCCCTtcccgctgccgctgccgctggaGCCCTCCGCCCGGGAGCTGCTCTGGGCCTCGCTGGCCGCTCACCCGGAGCTCGGCTTCCACCTCCTGCCCTGCGCCCGGCCCCCGCTCCGCCTCTACGACCG GTACGAAGAGATCGACCTGGAGACGGGGATCCTGGAGAGCAAGAGGGAGCCCGGCCCCGCGGACGACGTCTACCCGGTCTGCATGGTCCTGGAGGACGACCGAGGCATCCAGGGCTCCTGCCGGGACTTCAAGCAGCGCCTAGACGTCACCGACCAGGTCAGGACCAAGGACCTGCGGCCCTGCTGCACCTTCGCCCAGGCCTATGAGAA GTGGGGAGAGAGACTGGTCATGGTTGCCTCCCAGGCGCTGCGCCACAGAACGCTGATCGGCTGGGAGGGGGACCCAGACCTGAAGCTCCCGGACTTCTCCTACTGCATTTTGGAGCGGCTGGGGCGGGCGCGATGGCAGGGAGAGCTCCAAAGAGACCTCAGCGTTGTTTTCAA GGTGGATGCTGGGAAGCTGCACTACCACCGGAAGGTGCTGGACAGGAACGGACTCATCTCCATGCAGTCCCATGTGATCCGGCTGCCATCGAGGGCCCAGCAGCATTCCATCCTTTTGCTGTTGACCCGCTTTCACGTTGACAG AAGGAGCAAATACGACATCCTGATGGAGAAGCTCTCCAGTATGCTGAGTGCCCGGCCGGGTCGGATGGAAACGCTGGTGAACATAAAGGAAGAGCTG GGTCTTTGTGATAAAACATTTAAACGTCTGTATCAGTATATGATGAACGCCGGCTTGGGCAAGATCATGTCCGTTCCCTTACAAGAAGTGCACCCAGACAAGGGCCCCTTCAAGACAAAGAagg GAACTGACATTTTGGTTCGTTGCCTGAAACTGGTGAAGGAGTTTCGGAAGAAGGTGGATGAtttccatgatgatgatgatgatgatgaagaactGATCACTAAACCTGTGCAACCTGTGGATATTGTGTATGAGAAGGACATGCTGTCGCAGGCTTACGAACTGA TTGAAAGCTGGGGGACCAAAGGCATTTCCCAGGCAGAACTTCGAGCTGCTATGAATGTGGGGAGGCTGGAAGCAAGGATGTTGTGCCGCCTCCTGGCGAGGTACAAAGTGATCAAG GGATTCATGGAGGATGAAGGCAGGCAGCGGACCACCAAGTACATTGCATGCGCGTATGCAGAGGAGAGTGACCTTAGCCGGCAGTTTGAGCGAGAGAAGGCCCGCAGTGAGCAGCTGGCCATGGCCAATGCGTCTGCAGCTCAGGATGactcactgatgggagaagagcTCTCTCCAGCTGAGGAAGAAGCTCTGGTTTCCGAGGAAGAGAacgaggaagaggagagagaaagtgggaggctGAAGAAGTCCAGTTCAAGACCGCTGCTGAGGCTCAATTTCCATGAGGCAGAAGGCCCTGGCCACTCAACACCATTGAAAG CCCAGAAATCTTCATGCCTCCCTGAGTATCCTGATGAGATTCCCACTTGCTTGGCAGATGCTGATTCTGCCTTGGAGACTCTAAAGCCAGAAGCTCCCCTGTCAGATGGTGTGCTGGTTGAGAAGGAAGTCTGCAACATGGTTGTGGTGGAGGAAGTTAGGCCGCAAACTCccaaa AAGCGCTGTGATGAGAAGAGGAAAAATAAGCGCTCACGAACTGTGACAGCTGAGCGATCACGCGAGACCTACCGCTTGTTGAAGCGACGGAACCTCATCATAGAGGCTGTCCGAAACCTTCGCCTCATCGAGAGCTTGTTTGC GCTTCAGAAAATGATCATGGATCAGGAGAAGCAAGAAGGAGTCCTCACCCGGTGCTGCAAGAAGTCCATTGTCCGCTTAGTGCAGAAACTCTCCCAGGAAGGCCTTCTGCGCTTCTACCGCACCACCGTTATCCAGGACGGGGTCAGCAGAAAG GTTGAATTTGTTGTGGACCCCTCTGTGAATCCCAGCGACCCCCTGGTGAAAAGCGCCATTGAGCAAGTGCGCTTCCGCCTCTCTAACTCAAATACTGTGAACAG GATTAAAATTCCCCAGACCCCAACCCCACAGACCCCTTTGGACGAAGGCAGCCGAGAGGCTGGGGTTGGAGATGCCTTGAGGGAAATGGAAGGCCGCTCCTCTCCTTGCAAAAAGGAGGCCACTGGCGAAAAGGTGCGGATTGCGAAATTCAACTACCACCCTGTGATAG TGCCAGGCCTGGGCCGCTCCCTGGGCTTCCTGCCCAAAATGCCTCGCTTAAAGACGGTCCACCTCTTCCTGTGGTACTTGGTTTACGGACATCCCCTGCACCGCCATCGGCGACTGAGTGCCAGCAaggagcctgggggcagccagcAGAGTCTGGGTGTGCGCTCTGGTGTCCCACTGGGAGAAGAGGAGCTTCAAGCAACAGGCGAGGAAAGGCAACCTGGGGCTCTTGCTCAGGAGGTGGAGGTGCAACTCGGAGAACAGGCTG TGTATGTGGACAATGCCTCCTGGATGCGCCACGTTCCTCCTCTTCCGATCCACAGGGAGTTTGGCCACGGATGGGCTCTTGTCAGTGACATCCTGCTCTGCTTGCCGCTCTCTCTCTTTGTCCAGATCGTGCAAGTCAGCTACAAG GTGGATGGCCTGGAAGATTATTTAAACGATTCTCTGAAGAAACACACATTGATCAGatatcttccaagatcagttcGACAGAAGCTCCTATACAAGAG GAGATACATCTTTTGCATTGTGGAAAGCCTGCAGAGGTTGTGTTACATGGGGCTGGTACACTTTGGTCCCACAGAAAAATTCCAAGAAAAAGATCAG GTGTTTGTTTACTTGAAGAAAAATGCTGTGATCATGGACACCACCGTCTGTGAGCCCCACTACAACTTGGCACAAAGCTCCCGCCCCTTCGACAGACGCTTGTACGTCCTGAACATGCTGCAAGATGTGGAGAATTTCTGGTTTGACCTGCAGTGTGTCTGCCTCAACACACCGCTAG GAATTGTCCGCCATCCCCGTGCCAGACGAAGTGGAACGCAAGCCGATGAGGCAGGCATCAGcctggatgcagcactggaacAAGAGTCAGCAGCCCACAAGCACAATCTTGAGCGCAAGTGTGCCATGCTGGAGTACAGCAC AGGAAGCCGAGAAGTGGAGGATAATGGTTCGATTCCTGGGGATGGGTTGGGAGCAGGTGGACTGGATTCCAGCTTTTACAGCCACTTAAAACGCAATTGGATTTGGACAAGCTACATCATTAACAAAACCAAAAAG GAGAATGCAGTGACTGAAGTGGGGCATACTGTCCGGCTCCAGACCTTTCTGACCAAACgctgcctgccacttgccccgaGAG GTGGAAACACCATGATCTGGGGAGATGCTCTGGCCAGTCCAGAACCTGCTGTACAGAAAGAAGACTTGGAGGTGGAAAAAGAGCCAGCGCTGAACAGAAACAAGAGAGTGAGGGGTGGGAAGAGCCAGAAGAGAAGGCGGCTGAAGAAGGACGTGGTGAAgaaggcaaagaagaagaagcgAAAGAGAG ACGACtctgaggagaagagaaagaggccGCGTTACCATGATGAGGCGGACCAGAGTGCCTTGCAGCGGATGACCCGCCTGCGGGTCACTTGGACTGTCCAAGAGGACAGCCTCTTGATGCTCTGCAGGATTGCCAGCAACGTTCTCAACACCAAG GTGAAGGGGCCGTTTGTGCCGTGGCAGGTGGTCAGAGACATCATGCACGCCAACTTTGAGGAATCCTTGGACAAGACTTCGCATTCAGTTGGGCGGCGGGCTCGCTACATTGTCAAAAATCCCCAGACCTACCTCAACTACAA ggTTTGCCTGGCAGAGGTCTACCAAGACAGGGCTCTGATCGAGGACTTCATGAACAGGAAGGACAACTATCAGGACCCCAAG gtttgttcagaagagtttaGGGAGTTTGTGGagagactgaaggaaaagttCAGCTCCGCACTGGGGAATCCCAGGTCTGCGATTCCCGACACCCTTGAGGAGCTTTTCCGCAG gTTTCGTGTTCTGGCCATCGGATATGAAACCAGTCAAAGTAAGAAGGAAGATGTGCTTAGCAG CATCACCGACATCCACTTCCTGGTGCTGCAGAACCTGATCCAGAGTACCTTGGCCCTCTCTGACAACCAAATGAAGTCCTTCCAGTCCTTTCAG ACCTTCCGCCTCTACCGGGAGTATCAGGACGACATCCTAGTGAAGGCCTTCCTGGAGTGCCAGAAGAGGAGCTTGGTGAACCGCCGCCGGGGCAACCACAGCCTGGGTCCCAAGAAGAGCCGGGCCTTGCCCTTTGTGCCCATGTCCTTCCAGCTGTCTCAGAGCTACTACAG AGTATTCACATGGCGGTTCCCCAGCACACTGTGCAGCGAATCCTACCAGTTCCTCTTGAAACTCAAGGAGGCAGGAAAGCACGACCAAGAGGCCAGATTTTCCTTCAAGGAGCAAGACAACCCCTTTGCTTCTGAGATGGTGGCCTTTCCCTTGGATGGCTCTGGAGGCTACTGCGCTGCTGTTCTGGCCCTCTTTGCCCTCGGCCTGGTCTCTATGGATGTGACAATCCCGGAGCAGATCGTGGTGGTGGACAGTACCATGGTGGAGAACGAAGTCATTAAAAG CCTGGGAAAAGAAGGgcttgaggaggaagaggaggaagaggaggaggaagatgacatTGAAGAAAGTGCAAACAGTAAGCGGCAGGTTGAGGTGAAGGCGCACCAAGCCTCGCACACCAACTACCTGCTCATGAGAGGCTACTATGCCCCTGGGATTGTTAACACACGAAACCTGAGCCCCACCGACAACATCGTGGTCAGTTCCTGCCAGGTGAAGCTGAAGCTAAGAGAGACCCCTGCCCAAGGCAGCCTCGTGACCCAGG AGTTGCTCGACCTGGAGAGCATGCCAGTGGGGGCCTCCTGCCTCCCCAGCTCCTTCACCCGGCGGTTCAATGtccaggaagaaggaggaggagataagGCTGCTCTCCTCCAGGCCCTGGAGCGTTTCTCTTATGGCCCCGGAGATGCGGCTGCTGTCCTTGAGGTCATTCATGCCATAGAGGCCGCTTCCCACTTTGGGGTGGACAAGGTGGACCTTGCCAGGCAGTTCCGGCACTACGAGGAGGCCAGTGCGGACCGTGCCCGGCTCTTGCCACAGTATCTACAG GACCTTCTTGACCTGGAGCAAGTGCTGGAAGTCGGGGCCTACACTCTGCGGCTGGTGGCCAGGAGATTTGCTCAGCCATGGCTCTTGCACTCTATATTCCTCAGGGAGGATGACACCCGAAGTGCATGGGGCCAGGACTTTGATCTCCCCCAAGATCAGTCTGAGTCCAGCTGccggaaggaagagaagggactCAAAAGGGCCATCTCTTCGCCTGTTGCGTCCGAGGAAGAGCCAGGAAACAAAAggccaaaaatggcagcagtggaagaggaagagagtcAGACTATAGACACTGCTGTCCAGGACACAGAACGCCTCTCCGAAGGCACAGGCAGCCCCGTCCTGAATGCTGGTGGGACAGGGACCCACACAATGCATGGAGGAGCAAGAATGGCAGAAGGGCCAGAAGCCACAGGAGATGGCAGCGCAGGAGCCATGGGACAGCAGGGGAGCCATCCATGTGAGAAACAGGGCCTGAGTGGCAAGGAAGATCTGGACTGTGACACTGATGCCGCCACCGGTGACCTATACAGAAGTGACCTGGCACAGCAGGAAGGCCTTGACCACACCAGCG GATGTTCCACGGGGAAAGTGCTGCCGGCTGAGCAGAAAAG AGCCGGGGGGAGCATCTCCTTCATCGGCCGGCCCTGGCGCATCGTGGATGGCAGCCTGAACAAGCCGGTCTGCAAGGGCATCATGGAGGGGGTGCTGTGCCACATCATGACCAGGCCTGGCCTCACGGAGGCCGCCCTCAGGCACCACTACCGGGGCGTGCTGCAGCCGGTGGCTCTGCTGGAGATCCTGCAG gGCCTGGAGTCCCTGGGCTGCGTCCGCAGGTTCCACCTGGAGCCCCCCAAGGCCGCCTCCCTCTTCTCGGCGCCTCTCCCGGAGCAGCCTCTCCTGGGCCCCCGGCTCAGCCAGCCCACGGAGGCCTTCTATGAGCCCCGGCCGGACTGCGCCCTGCGCCTGGGACGCGTCTTCCCCTACGAGGTCAACTGGAACAAGTGGGGGGGGCCCTCTGAGCAATAA